In the candidate division WOR-3 bacterium genome, TCGGTTGACCTTGAGGCGACTAATAGGCTCTCTAATCCATAAGCCATGTGATAGCGATGATTATCTGGGTCATACAAGACCTTTGGCTGATATGCAGTTGCAGAATCGCGGGATGTCTTTAAGTGAGGCGCAACCGTTGCCCCATAAACTCCAGTATAGGCTGAATAGCCGGCTGGTGGTGTGCTCGTATATGCCCTGCACCGATAGAGATAGGTACTCTCAGGTTTGACATTGTAATCAATCCAGGTTACCCAGTTGCCGGAACTCGGTTGAGCAGGTAATGTTGTTTCAATATGCCAGGGCTCGCCAGTTGGTGGACACCTGCGCCAGACCTCAAAATTTGTCTCATAATTTGACTTATCCTGAAATTGCACAACAATCCTATCCGAGGCCGGTGAATGGACACGGAGTTCGTGATAAGGTGCATTGAGCAAGGGTGTAGTAACTGAAATTGGGGCACAAAAGTCAGAATAATACTTTTGTCCCTGAAATATACCATAACTTCGGACTTTGTAATAATAGGTCGTATTTCGCTCAACAGTCTCATCATAAAAACTCTTTGACCCTGGTCCCCAATAACCTTGAGCAATCATCTGCCAACTTTCACCGGATTTCATTCTCCATACCTCAAAATTTAAAAGTGTTCCACACCGCCAGTCTAACCCGACTTTTGATTCATCAACTGCAAAGGCATAAAGGTCATAAGGGGCATTGAGCTGGATGGTGAAGTAATCACTGATGTCGTCAACTTTTATAAAGTTATCCAACCATGCCCGCACAAAGAACCGGCAATAGGGCGAGTTCACCTGTGGCATTGCAAATTGAATCGTCTTGGTTTCGCCATCGCCGTAATACTGATATCATCCAGTTTCTTGTCTCCATTTCTCCCTTTCTCCGTATCTCCTTGTCTATTTTTTCACGCCCCATTATGACTCACATCATCATCAATAATCCAATTCTTGATGAATTCAAGGGTATAGGTGTAACCTCTTTATAAAAGCGGGAGGTAAGATAAAAGTAGTGTATAAAGTGCTTGAAAAAAATTAAAAAATTGATATAAAAAAAGAATATGAATGAAAAACAATAAGAAAGCGCCAGTCCAATGGAAGCGATGGTAAAAGAGACCATCAATGAGAAAGTGGCGGAAGTTCCTGGAAATCCCCAAAAGCTAAGGGATTTCGCGGGCGTAAACCTAAAAAAATTTCTCCAGGCACAAGTCAATGAGTTGATGCTTGAACACCGGAGATTGTCCTTAAAATAGTTTGAAATTATTACAATATTGAAGTCATTACTAATTAGGCTTAACCTTTCGCTTGACTTTGTGTCAAAAGTATGTATTATAAGATAAAGGAGTGAAAATGGAAAAGGCAGTGGAAATCCTTAAAACTGGTATTAAAATAGAAAAAAATGGTATTGTAAGTTATCTTGATTTTGCGTTCAAGACAAAAGACCCGACCGGCAAAAATATGTTTATCAGGCTTGCAAAGGATGAATATCTACATATGGATGTCCTTGAGAAAGAACTTGATAGTATTATGTGCAACCGAACCTGGGTATGCGAAAATATCCCGGAATCAACAATTGAAAAGATTGCGCCGATGATAAGAAATATTGATAGAACCAAGGGCGAAGAGGGTATGGATGAGCTTTCCGCATTGAAGACAGCACTGGATTTAGAAAAAAGGTCTATAGAATTTTATAATGAAAATAAAAAACATCTCAATGACCCGGAAGCGGTTAAAATTTTTGACCGAATAATTGAAATGGAAGAATCCCACTATGATTTAATCCAGGCTGAGATTGACCATATTGAACAAACCGGTTTCTGGTTTGGTATAAGAGAATTCACAATGGAAGGAGAGAGAAATTAGGAGGTTATATGGAAGTAAAAAAGGCGCTTGAAGGATTAAAGATTGCAATGCAAACAGAGTTGAATGGTATTGAATTTTATAAAGTTGCGGCGGAAAAGACCGAAGACCCCAAGGGCAAAGAAGTTTTTAAAACACTCGCTCAAGATGAAATTAAGCATTTTAACGAATTAAAACGTCAATACGAACATATTTTGAAAGATAATGATTGGTTATCCAAGATCGAACTCGGAACACCATCAAGTTTTATAGGTGAAAGTCCAATATTCACCGAGGAGATTAAAACACGCATAAAAGAAAGACATTTTGAGATGTCTGCATTGAGCATCGGGGCACTCTTAGAA is a window encoding:
- a CDS encoding ferritin family protein translates to MEKAVEILKTGIKIEKNGIVSYLDFAFKTKDPTGKNMFIRLAKDEYLHMDVLEKELDSIMCNRTWVCENIPESTIEKIAPMIRNIDRTKGEEGMDELSALKTALDLEKRSIEFYNENKKHLNDPEAVKIFDRIIEMEESHYDLIQAEIDHIEQTGFWFGIREFTMEGERN
- a CDS encoding ferritin family protein, which translates into the protein MEVKKALEGLKIAMQTELNGIEFYKVAAEKTEDPKGKEVFKTLAQDEIKHFNELKRQYEHILKDNDWLSKIELGTPSSFIGESPIFTEEIKTRIKERHFEMSALSIGALLESNSIEFYRKMKEESDDPTAKELFGQLQKWEEKHLEAITKQMNILKEEFWADAQFTPLY